GCAGACATGGACCAGGAACCACGTCAGTTCATAGACGCGGGCGGCGAAGGCCCTGGCCTCGGCCTCGTCGGGCTGGCCGGCGAACAGCTCGGGATAATGGCGGTGCATCATGCCGGCGCAACTGCCCGAGGGCACGACGATGGGGATCGGCTTGGGGAAGGTCTTGATCTGCTGGCGGGCGATGGCGCGGGCCTCGTCAAGCCAGCCATTGTTGCGCATCGGCTGGCCGCAGCAGGTTTGGCCCGGGGGAAAGATCACCCTGATCCCCTGGCGCTCAAGCAGGGTCATCCCCGCCAATCCGGCTTCGGGGTAAAAAAGATCGACCAGACAGGTGGCGAAGAAATAGACCGACGCCGGTTTTTCGGGAACATCACGACTCATTGCCAACCCTTTCCTCGCCGCCGGCGGGGTGCGGCGCGCCAATGCCAAAAGCGGAT
The DNA window shown above is from Rhodospirillum rubrum ATCC 11170 and carries:
- a CDS encoding (Fe-S)-binding protein — encoded protein: MSRDVPEKPASVYFFATCLVDLFYPEAGLAGMTLLERQGIRVIFPPGQTCCGQPMRNNGWLDEARAIARQQIKTFPKPIPIVVPSGSCAGMMHRHYPELFAGQPDEAEARAFAARVYELTWFLVHVCKLSLTDGGPPVTVAFHASCHSQREMGVRGEPESLLAGLSNVTLAKLERPNECCGFGGAFSVRQPEISAAMVADKIDDLSKSGASEVLSGDCGCLMNIKGALEKAGRPQKARHIAEFLVERGR